One segment of Panicum virgatum strain AP13 chromosome 1K, P.virgatum_v5, whole genome shotgun sequence DNA contains the following:
- the LOC120701113 gene encoding uncharacterized protein LOC120701113 — protein sequence MRSVQRWARVCIAYVFSVSALYFAHTQPSPPLSRSSPPPDPSSPAAGSTAAVPPLRAPGAEPAVEPAPAKQRRPRSPTFFSGGGGFPPLQEATAPPLPHPVLHLRSLPSPPRSAGAATLQICGEVMDPRPAHVFSREDVVIPRVCLTYLGIHEGHHSDLVLAWSPVDFNNRFMSIVRALEYLVGSERVGDFRVAVDPVTNDGFIRCSHAEVAEYLRGHCVLVGHEEVYFFIIRNVLMPPFDEDVNQHLEVHAGRCM from the exons ATGAGATCCGTGCAACGGTGGGCACGAGTTTGTATTGCATATGTATTCTCCGTTTCCGCACTGTATTTCGCACACACGCAGCCGTCGCCCCCGCTGTCGCGAAGCAGCCCCCCTCCGGACccttcttctccggcggcgGGTTCGACGGCCGCGGTGCCTCCCCTCCGCGCACCGGGCGCGGAACCTGCAGTAGAACCCGCCCCCGCCAAGCAGAGGAGGCCCCGCTCCCCAAccttcttctccggcggcggtggcttccCTCCCCTCCAAGAAGCGAcggcgcctcccctcccccacccGGTGCTCCACCTTCGgtcgctcccctcccctccaAGAAGCGCCGGCGCTGCTACCCTCCAGATCTGCGGTGAG GTGATGGACCCCCGGCCTGCCCATGTTTTTTCAAGGGAAGACGTTGTGATTCCACGAGTTTGTCTCACATACCTGGGAATCCACGAAGGTCATCACAGCGACCTTGTTCTGGCCTGGTCGCCTGTCGATTTTAACAACCGTTTCATGTCGATTGTGCGAGCCCTAGAGTATCTGGTTGGATCTGAACGTGTTGGGGATTTCCGTGTTGCTGTAGACCCTGTGACAAATGATGGTTTTATCCGCTGCAGTCATGCTGAAGTTGCTGAGTACCTTCGGGGGCACTGTGTCCTTGTTGGGCATGAGGAAGTTTACTTTTTCATAATTCGCAATGTTCTGATGCCGCCATTCGATGAAGATGTAAACCAGCATCTTGAGGTGCATGCTGGACGGTGCATGTAA